One part of the Oncorhynchus clarkii lewisi isolate Uvic-CL-2024 chromosome 7, UVic_Ocla_1.0, whole genome shotgun sequence genome encodes these proteins:
- the LOC139412884 gene encoding protein FAM171B-like: protein MPADRLYLLFSLVVISCGDGVVRAAPEGGVLGGLITLLAAEDNAIATVPNGSITGQTALSQVQTPSALTPEPPFALRVLVKDQVTRRRLGGAQVGVFVNHTLSSQALTGEKGEVLLRVPYSLGLSLTIVASMEGYVLTLLPWRTTKRPIFSSVTLSLLPQNQGNIWLFDDSVLITGKLPDISYQPSVQFPKSHLMLSDGSNTSTVMAYLTVPQRHLGKDCVNCTPGIIHNKSVFRSVELRAMAAVSTLLYSGGQEVQVKGPIQISLPLAHTTNLRPSDTLPAWDFNTKTGAWENQGLGIVKLVGDHLVWTYIASHLGYWIAAPLPSSNGYMGHASSMEFLSYHTYLLVGILGGTLVIVLGFLAVLLCQCGGSGSSRGPRRRARFSKRSALKKDQTTSTHMEEGHAMMSFHPGDRAHGLASRSVQCDPSTPRHNKANYNIYVEDPGRGSALLYENVGSGAKGPQASHHYINSEEVARLRERSSEEQNRAHLGGGAQLLHLYNQPVAILQAPERFSCQGGEQQGSGCKSATFPRNGGAYDTHSHSEQGGHDSYTQTLPKNPHHAQGANPQQGGQDQPQALETTPQGPACTPGAWGRYSSLPESSVSVPGTLNEAAGMRAFSSGMGGPSELQGISERTLLELTRGKASSPHPRAWFVSLDGKPAASVRHSIIELQGRHPRPPSSNDTSLDSGVDMNEPQQSVREAERERPSIRGSFPHHSRGRYSEDQDLSSSESGTTATCTPEDPYLRNILDGSSGAIPNIPEERDGMDTSSAQEDSESRGTPPPRRLRKVREKGRAEKRSARHHVREERPLVKRS, encoded by the exons ATGCCTGCGGACCGCCTGTACCTGCTTTTCTCGCTGGTTGTGATCTCCTGCGGGGATGGTGTCGTGAGGGCGGCGCCGGAGGGTGGTGTCCTCGGCGGCCTAATCACGCTGCTGGCCGCCGAGGACAATGCCATCGCCACTGTCCCAAACGGATCCATCACCGGCCAGACGGCCCTTTCTCAGGTTCAGACTCCGTCTGCCCTAACACCAG AGCCGCCCTTTGCCCTGAGGGTCCTGGTGAAGGATCAGGTGACCCGGCGGCGCCTGGGCGGGGCCCAGGTGGGGGTGTTTGTCAACCACACCCTAAGTAGCCAGGCCCTGactggggagaagggagaggtgcTGCTCAGGGTCCCCTACAGCCTGGGACTCAGCCTCACCATTGTAGCTAGCATGGAGGGATACGTCCTCACCCTGTTGCCCTGGAGGACCACCAAGAGACCTA TATTCTCCTCAGTGACCTTATCGCTGCTCCCTCAAAACCAAGGCAACATCTGGCTGTTTGACGACTCCGTGCTCATCACTGGGAAGTTACCTG ACATCTCCTACCAGCCCAGCGTTCAGTTCCCCAAGAGTCACCTGATGCTCTCTGATGGCAGTAACACCTCCACAGTGATGGCCTACCTGACCGTGCCACAGCGCCACCTAGGCAAGGACTGTGTCAACTGCACCCCAGGCATCATTCACAACAAGTCAG TGTTCAGGAGTGTTGAGTTGCGGGCGATGGCAGCGGTCAGCACTCTGCTGTACTCTGGTGGTCAGGAGGTCCAGGTGAAAGGCCCCATCCAGATCTCCCTGCCCCTGGCACACACCACCAACCTGAGGCCCTCGGACACCCTCCCTGCCTGGGACTTCAACACCAAGACAG GTGCTTGGGAGAACCAGGGTCTGGGGATAGTGAAGTTGGTTGGAGATCATCTGGTCTGGACCTACATTGCTTCTCACCTGGGTTACTGGATCGCTGCACCCCTACCCTCCTCCAACG GTTATATGGGCCATGCCAGCTCAATGGAATTCCTCTCCTACCACACCTACCTGCTCGTAGGAATACTGGGTGGGACTCTGGTTATAGTCTTGGGGTTTCTGGCTGTGCTGCTGTGTCAATGTGG AGGTTCCGGTTCCTCTCGTGGGCCGAGGAGGAGAGCACGGTTCTCGAAGCGGTCCGCTCTGAAGAAGGACCAGACCACCTCCACCCACATGGAGGAGGGCCATGCCATGATGTCCTTCCACCCCGGAGACAGAGCCCATGGCCTGGCCTCGCGCAGCGTCCAGTGTGACCCCTCCACCCCCAGGCACAACAAAGCCAACTACAACATCTATGTGGAAGACCCCGGGCGTGGGTCCGCCCTCCTGTATGAAAATGTGGGGAGCGGGGCCAAGGGACCCCAGGCATCACACCACtacatcaacagtgaggaggtGGCCAGGCTGAGGGAGAGGTCCAGCGAGGAGCAGAACAGAGCCCACCTGGGTGGAGGTGCTCAGCTGCTCCACCTTTACAACCAGCCTGTGGCCATCCTCCAGGCCCCGGAGCGCTTCAGCTGCCAGGGTGGGGAGCAGCAAGGATCAGGCTGCAAGTCGGCCACCTTCCCCCGTAACGGAGGAGCCTATGACACCCACTCCCACTCTGAGCAGGGCGGTCATGACAGCTACACCCAGACCCTCCCTAAGAACCCCCACCATGCCCAGGGAGCCAACCCCCAGCAGGGCggccaggaccagccccaggccCTGGAGACCACTCCCCAAGGCCCAGCCTGTACTCCTGGGGCATGGGGCCGTTACAGCAGCCTCCCGGAGTCCTCTGTTTCCGTCCCCGGTACTCTGAACGAGGCAGCTGGAATGAGGGCCTTCAGCAGTGGGATGGGGGGCCCCAGTGAACTCCAGGGGATATCAGAGCGTACACTCCTGGAGCTGACCCGAGGCAAGGCCTCGTCGCCTCACCCCAGGGCCTGGTTCGTCTCCCTGGATGGGAAACCAGCCGCCTCGGTCCGCCACTCCATCATAGAGCTCCAGGGACGCCACCCACGGCCCCCCAGCAGCAACGACACCAGCCTGGACTCTGGCGTGGACATGAATGAGCCCCAGCAGAGTGTGAGGGAGGCGGAGCGAGAGAGGCCTTCCATCCGGGGCTCGTTCCCCCATCACAGCAGAGGGCGCTACAGCGAGGATCAGGACCTGAGCAGCAGTGAGAGCGGCACCACCGCCACCTGCACCCCTGAAGACCCCTACCTGAGGAACATTCTGGACGGGAGCAGCGGGGCCATTCCCAATATCCCGGAGGAGCGGGACGGAATGGACACGTCCAGTGCACAGGAGGACAGTGAGTCGAGGGGAACACCACCCCCACGCAGgctgaggaaggtgagggagaaggggagggccGAGAAGAGAAGCGCCAGGCACCATGTCAGAGAAGAGAGGCCTCTGGTCAAACGGAGCTAA
- the LOC139412886 gene encoding P2Y purinoceptor 8-like: MNISVEVARCVNNATLEMLVSPVMTVAVPVIYLSVFVCSTPCNLLSLVALLNVHYKRHTPTSVFAINLSLADLLYSAFLPLQVLYHLWGNDWPWGAALCGLTTTALNCNMHCSVLTTCAIALERYCGVVRPLRTKHWRTARRATITCVLIWAFVLITQTPLLLRDLTLRVVELNITTCFDVLPRKLFIHQSVAYLYFLVVLLMFYVLPLVVLVSCYVAVARGLHRSLPTAAEGSDGKMEVLSRRRAQTTVALATLCFVVCYLPTITLHGLHVVFHTQGKSLYRYYKLALSINSLNCCFDPFVYYFASREFRLALRRLLGRCVPLGEGEELGTSELVSMTGEPRESKGHY; encoded by the exons ATGAACATCTCAGTTGAGGTGGCCAGATGTGTCAACAATGCCACCCTGGAGATGCTGGTCAGTCCTGTGATGACCGTGGCTGTGCCTGTTATTtacctgtctgtgtttgtgtgcagtACGCCCTGCAACCTGCTGTCTCTGGTAGCACTGCTGAATGTCCATTACAAACGCCACACTCCCACGTCTGTGTTTGCCATCAACCTGTCGCTGGCAGACCTGCTCTACAGCGCCTTCCTGCCCCTACAG gtgttgTACCACCTGTGGGGTAATGACTGGCCGTGGGGCGCTGCCCTCTGTGGCCTCACCACCACAGCCCTCAACTGCAACATGCATTGCTCTGTCCTCACCACCTGTGCCATCGCGCTCGAGCGCTACTGCGGTGTCGTACGCCCGCTACGCACCAAACACTGGCGCACCGCCCGGAGAGCCACCATCACCTGCGTCCTCATCTGGGCATTTGTTCTGATTACTCAGACACCCTTGCTCCTCCGTGACCTCACCCTCCGGGTCGTCGAGCTAAACATCACGACCTGCTTCGACGTGCTTCCACGTAAACTGTTCATTCACCAATCAGTAGCCTATCTCTACTTCCTAGTGGTTCTGCTGATGTTCTACGTGTTGCCTTTAGTCGTCCTGGTCAGCTGCTACGTTGCCGTGGCCAGAGGCCTGCACAGGTCATTGCCGACGGCAGCTGAAGGCAGTGATGGTAAGATGGAAGTGTTGTCAAGGCGACGGGCTCAGACCACAGTCGCCTTGGCAACCCTGTGCTTTGTGGTGTGTTACCTACCAACCATCACCCTTCATGGCCTGCACGTAGTCTTCCACACCCAGGGCAAGAGCCTGTACAGATACTATAAACTAGCGCTGAGCATCAACAGCCTCAACTGCTGCTTTGACCCGTTTGTGTACTACTTTGCGTCGAGGGAGTTCCGTCTGGCTCTGAGGAGGCTGCTGGGGCGGTGTGTCCcactgggagagggggaggagcttGGGACCTCTGAGCTGGTGTCCATGACTGGGGAGCCTAGGGAATCTAAGGGCCACTACTAG